Proteins encoded in a region of the Novibacillus thermophilus genome:
- the dnaN gene encoding DNA polymerase III subunit beta, translated as MKFTIPKQSLVDAVSHVNIAVSSRTTIPVLTGIKLEVDETGCTLTASDSDISVQVHVPPTSLDIAHGGKVVLTARLFVDIVRKLPAETVEVEVGEQYTTTIRSGQSQFQLNGMDPDEFPRLPQMQGERTFSVESSLLKTMIRQSSFSVSTVETRPVLTGVFWQLNDGVLRFTATDSHRLALREAQVEVAGEPQVNEAIVPGKSLVEMNKILKDDDRMVDVVLTDNQLLVKTENLLFYSRLLEGNYPDTSRIIPQSSKMTAILNREDLLGCIERASLLTKSGKNNVVKLTADDDLLQISANTPEIGKVSETVDVTELTGEALKISFNAKFVIDALRALDSEQVRVSFTGAMAPFVIQPTDQDAILYLILPVRTY; from the coding sequence ATGAAATTTACGATTCCGAAACAATCCCTCGTCGACGCCGTATCGCACGTGAACATTGCGGTGTCGTCGAGAACGACTATCCCTGTCCTCACCGGGATTAAACTGGAAGTAGACGAAACAGGCTGCACACTCACCGCAAGCGATTCGGACATCTCCGTCCAAGTACACGTTCCTCCAACGTCGCTCGACATTGCACATGGCGGCAAAGTCGTTCTAACCGCTCGCCTGTTCGTCGACATTGTGCGTAAATTGCCAGCAGAAACGGTTGAAGTGGAAGTAGGGGAACAGTACACGACGACGATTCGCTCAGGACAGTCGCAATTTCAGTTAAACGGTATGGACCCAGATGAATTCCCGCGCTTGCCGCAGATGCAAGGGGAGAGGACTTTCAGCGTAGAAAGCAGTCTACTCAAAACGATGATCCGCCAGAGTTCGTTTTCCGTTTCTACCGTAGAGACGCGCCCCGTTTTGACAGGGGTTTTCTGGCAACTGAACGACGGGGTGTTGCGGTTTACAGCGACCGACAGTCACCGTTTGGCCCTGCGAGAGGCTCAAGTAGAAGTGGCCGGTGAGCCTCAAGTGAACGAGGCCATCGTTCCGGGAAAGAGTCTCGTCGAAATGAACAAAATCCTGAAGGATGACGACCGGATGGTCGACGTCGTCCTGACAGACAATCAGCTGCTCGTGAAAACGGAGAACTTGTTGTTTTACTCCCGTCTCTTAGAGGGGAACTATCCGGACACGTCCCGCATCATTCCGCAGTCCAGTAAAATGACCGCCATCCTGAACAGGGAAGACTTGTTAGGGTGTATCGAACGGGCTTCTCTTTTGACAAAAAGCGGAAAGAACAATGTGGTAAAATTAACAGCAGATGACGATCTCTTGCAAATTTCTGCAAATACGCCGGAAATCGGGAAAGTGTCAGAAACGGTTGACGTCACGGAACTCACTGGGGAAGCGCTGAAAATATCGTTTAACGCCAAATTCGTCATCGACGCGTTGCGGGCCCTAGACAGCGAACAGGTGCGCGTATCCTTCACAGGCGCGATGGCACCGTTCGTCATCCAACCGACTGACCAAGACGCTATCCTGTATCTCATACTGCCAGTGCGAACGTATTAA
- a CDS encoding RNA-binding S4 domain-containing protein yields MEEFVLSAPYITLGQLLKRMGMIETGGQAKAFLLSEDVRVNGEPESRRGRKLISGDVVYVAGQKTVKIIGQP; encoded by the coding sequence GTGGAAGAATTTGTATTGTCGGCTCCGTACATCACGTTAGGGCAACTCTTAAAACGGATGGGGATGATCGAAACGGGGGGACAGGCGAAAGCATTTTTACTGTCCGAGGACGTGCGCGTGAACGGAGAGCCTGAATCGCGGCGCGGGCGTAAACTCATCTCAGGAGACGTCGTCTATGTTGCCGGGCAAAAGACCGTAAAAATCATCGGACAACCGTAG
- the recF gene encoding DNA replication/repair protein RecF (All proteins in this family for which functions are known are DNA-binding proteins that assist the filamentation of RecA onto DNA for the initiation of recombination or recombinational repair.), whose amino-acid sequence MRVHRLVLKNFRNYETFDQTFDRQVIIFRGANAQGKTNVLEALYMLSIAKSHRTNRDRDCIRWGAPFAVMKATVERKSDRHRLEVQLSPKGKKVKRNGVEQRRLSDYLGTLNAVMFAPEDLSIVKGRPEMRRRFLDMSISQVTPTYVHHLSRYNKVLAQRNHLLKSMWQTKATAPLLDVLNEQLVTAGVHVLLKRVEFIRKIESWAQDIQAHITNGHERLQLSYRTFVDDIEQKDESALREEYYALLKSREAKERERGSTLIGPHRDDVTFTVNDIDVQTFGSQGQQRTTALSLKLAEIELVYEVIGEYPILLLDDVLSELDVTRQTHLIHSIRGKVQTFVTTTSTDGIDERTLRDASVYDVERGNVRCG is encoded by the coding sequence TTGCGCGTCCACCGGCTCGTGCTCAAAAACTTTCGCAACTACGAGACCTTCGACCAGACGTTTGACCGGCAAGTGATCATCTTCCGCGGCGCCAACGCCCAGGGCAAGACGAATGTGCTGGAAGCACTGTACATGCTTTCCATCGCCAAGTCACACCGCACGAACCGGGATCGTGACTGTATTCGTTGGGGAGCCCCGTTTGCCGTGATGAAGGCGACAGTGGAGCGAAAGAGCGATCGTCACCGCCTGGAGGTGCAACTGTCTCCCAAAGGGAAAAAGGTGAAGCGAAACGGAGTGGAACAGCGGCGCCTGAGTGACTACCTCGGAACGTTAAACGCGGTCATGTTTGCGCCGGAGGACCTCTCAATTGTAAAGGGACGGCCTGAAATGCGCAGACGTTTCCTCGATATGAGCATCAGTCAAGTGACGCCCACTTACGTGCACCACTTGTCCCGCTACAACAAAGTGCTCGCTCAGCGCAACCACTTGCTCAAAAGCATGTGGCAGACGAAGGCTACTGCCCCCCTCTTAGATGTGTTAAACGAACAGCTCGTCACAGCTGGCGTACACGTCTTGTTGAAAAGAGTTGAATTTATTCGTAAAATAGAATCTTGGGCACAAGACATCCAAGCACACATAACGAACGGTCACGAACGGTTGCAACTTTCATACCGGACATTTGTCGATGACATCGAGCAGAAAGACGAGAGTGCTTTGCGAGAGGAGTATTACGCCCTTTTGAAAAGCCGAGAAGCGAAAGAGCGTGAACGGGGATCGACGTTAATCGGCCCACACCGGGACGATGTGACGTTCACTGTGAACGATATCGACGTGCAGACGTTCGGGTCGCAAGGACAACAGCGCACGACGGCACTGTCTTTAAAGTTAGCTGAAATAGAACTCGTATACGAAGTGATTGGAGAATACCCGATTCTCCTCTTAGACGACGTGTTGTCCGAACTTGACGTGACGAGGCAAACTCACTTGATACACTCTATCCGGGGGAAAGTGCAAACATTCGTCACGACGACGAGTACGGACGGGATCGACGAACGTACACTACGGGACGCTTCCGTTTACGATGTGGAGCGGGGAAACGTGAGGTGCGGCTGA
- the remB gene encoding extracellular matrix regulator RemB: MFVHIGGTKVIQTKEIIAIFNMDIESTSPITCEFLTKAKQSGRVEVISGRDEAKSVVVTEGCIYYSPISSLTLKRRCHVPNYSQAGDPN; encoded by the coding sequence GTGTTTGTTCACATTGGAGGAACGAAAGTCATTCAAACTAAGGAAATTATCGCCATTTTTAACATGGATATCGAATCGACCTCACCCATTACGTGCGAATTTTTGACGAAGGCGAAGCAGAGCGGGCGCGTAGAGGTCATCAGTGGGAGAGACGAAGCGAAGTCTGTCGTTGTTACAGAAGGCTGCATCTACTATTCCCCCATATCGTCGCTAACGTTAAAACGAAGGTGTCACGTTCCCAATTACTCTCAAGCAGGTGATCCCAATTGA